A stretch of DNA from Malus sylvestris chromosome 9, drMalSylv7.2, whole genome shotgun sequence:
ACTACGTGTTTAAGTTTTCCTAGTCGATTATGGTTTCCTTTTATGGTGTGTGTATTTCCTTTTGCAATTAGGGTTCCTATTTCAATTAGAATATCTATGCTTACTAGCATGTAAACAGTTTAGCTCAGTGTGTACTTGAGCTCAAGCAACCGCATTcgctctccatctctctctcgcGCTACGAATGGATTCCCGAGAGATCAAGTGTCAATGTTATGGCTGTTTTAAGCAAATGCTGAGACTCATATTCTGTACACTTTTTTAATCTATTGTTCAAGTTTTCTTAATGAAGGGTCGTTCATTTGAAAGAGCAACTATGTACAGATACTAATATTCTGAATCTCTGATGATGTTTGTGGTTGCGTGATTACTTTGTTAAATAAGTTGTTGCTAGTTATGAGGCAAGCAATTGGTCAAGACTTGAACTCAATCGATAAATCGAAAGAACCAACCGTACTCTCAGTTTTTGGCAACATCAATGGAGAAACCAATTATGCAGTATAGGAAACGCATATAATTTACACTCAGTGGTACTCTGAAGATACACCTACAACATGATCttcattacatatatatatatatatatatatatacagttaTATGCACCCctacaaaaaaatttcaagacATTCTCAGACTAACTCGTAAGTGCACACGCTCTCTTATCTCCGATTATCAAGAGTCTTTCGTATTTTCTTCGATCTCCCTCCATGCGGAGAATGTCAAAGCAGCCATCAACTCTGATAAAATGAACAAATAATCTTTCATCCTTCAAGGATTCGGGTTTATTAGCTTGCAATCTTGCACCAACACCGAGGAGATGAAAGATTCATTCATCTCAGTAGAGTTCAAAAAATGGATGATTTTGGCACTACATGGTTCTTAATCCCGACCTACATACTACAAACAATGGAGGAAAAAATTTTGAGGTGGAAGCGGAAGGCAGACGCTATCTACAAACAAGAGCAGAGGGTATGTACCGAAGGCCATCATTTCTCTAATTTTGCTTGGCGGATGATCATAAAGTATTTGATCCGACAAGTGATGGCAGCCAGTCTCCCAGTATACACACGCACATGAATACGTTCTCTGTGGCCCAATACGCAGTATTCCTGAAAGAACAGCAAAATGGGTTGTGTTCAACCATTTCTGAAACAGCTGAAAGACATATTTTGACATGTGCAGAAGAGAAATGCTAGAAAATTACCGTGGTTGGAAGTTGGGAAAATATGGATAGAACTAGTCTCTCAACCCAGTCAAGGTAGGGCCCGGGCAGCTCAGTGTTAATTGGAGAGCCCATGACACTACGGACATCAATCCACGAACAACCACATCAATAGGAATCCCTCTCGATTAACCAGATTCAAAGAAACGTGCCACTGCTGAATACAGCTGGTCTTCTTCAAATGGCTTTGACACATAATCATCCATCCCGCATTTTATGCACTCTTCATTTGAAGCCTGAATCACATCAGCCGTCATAGCCAATATTGGCGTGTGCCAATTTACGACATTGCCAAACATCTCAACTGATGCTTCCCCAGCtgcaattttctcatttaccTCACTTTCCATACCACGGATGATCCGAGTTGCTTCAAACCTGCATGATTATAGACAGTTAAAAACTAAAGATCCCTTTGATTAGAGAATGAAGAGTCGGCAGATTCATTACCCATCCATTTCCGGCATCTGGAGATCCATAAAGCAAGCATCAAAGTTGTGGGGTGGTTTAAGCTTCAACAAAGCAACCTTTCCGCTCTCCACACAGGTGACGATTGCTCCATACTTCTTTAAAGCACCTTCTGCCACTCTTCTGTTCACTACATTGTCATCCACCACCAAAATTCTCTTCTCTCTTAGTAACTTTCCAAGAGTTGGCTTGTTTGCATTTAGAAGCCTCTTCTTACGACTTCCAAGGGCTTCTTGAAAGCAAGCAATTAAGACACTTAACCGAAGTGGCTTTGTCAATACTTTATCTACAAGACCTAAAGATGTTACTACATTGCGTTCAACAGAAGTGATGGAAGTAGCCACGAGAAGTATCTTCGGAAGGTTTATGAGCAATTCCACGTTGTTTTTCCTGTGCTCTTTAAGTGACTGATGCAATATAATACCAGTTTCTTTATCCCAAACATCTTTGTCAATAAGAACCATGGCCAACGGTGTGGAAAGACTGCACGAAAAACAGTTAACAATGCATTAGAAACATCAAACCCAAATTCTACTGTTATTAATCAAAACATTCTCTTATTAGTATCAATTACCTTTTCCTTGTATAATTTAAATAAAGTCGTAGAGTTGTATGAAGAATAAGTATCTAGTTTCTTCTTGTCTCAAATCACTTTTTAAGAAAAGTTGTTTAAGGTGTACGCATACCAAATCACTTTCTTAGAGAAGTTAtggaaagtgaaaaaaaaattgtaaagctGTGAAGTGGTTGATTCCATGAATTCTTATCATACCAGGAGAATCCTTTTATCATGTTCACAGTAATTAAATGCTACAGAAGTATATTAAGACCTCGAGTCTTCAATGATTTGTTTCAGGACATAAAACCGACTACAAACATAAACTATACTTGAAAAGATAAAATTCACCTGGTGTTGCCAGTGCTAGATAAATAAGAGCACGCTGATTCCAGACAGGACGCTGTATCCACAGATATTCCCAATCTCCGCATATGGTATTTCGTGACCTCAGTTCGGATGGTTTTATTATCTATTACCAATGCTCTCAGTCCTTGAAACTCTGAGACAGCTGGTTCATACTGGTGCCACTTTGTCTCCAGGGAACTTAATTCTCCCTTCCCAAAAGTTCCCATAAATGAAAAGGTACTTCCGGTGCCAGGTTCACTTACAAACCCTATCTCCCCACTCATGAGATCTACCAGACGTTTGCTAATGCTCAATCCTATTCCAGTACCACCATAAGTTCTAGAAGTGGAGCTATCAGCCTGCATAAAAGGTGTGAAGATGCGATTTTGTGCCTCTAGAGGGATTCCTACACCTGTATCCTCAACTGTTACGAGTAATTTGATCATATCAGATTTATCCAGTGTTGTGCTGCGTATTGATTTAAAACCTTCCCAGCTTTTCCATCTATTGACAACAGGAAAGCCACTCAATGTATTATAAGTTTTGTTTGAGACATCTCCAACTAGGTTAAAGCCTTGTCTTAGAACTTCATCCATAAGATCAGGTGGGGCCCTCACTTCATCCACCAGATGCACCGAGACAAATATGTGTCCTTTGTCATGGGTGAACTACAGTTTAAACAAGTTAACAGACAATTAGCATAACGAGTACGTAATAAAACCTGTAAACAGTTTCTAAAAGTGAAACAACTACTATAAATTACGGATCGTTCTAAGCATAATCATCTAACCGTGTACAAGTCCCAACTATATAGTATATTTCTGTTAGCACCTGGTAGCCTATCATTTCAATATAGGGACAGAAAATAGGGAAGCTTTTATCACCAAACCAGTATTAAGAAACGTATCTAACCTTAATTGAATTCCCAACAAGATTTGTGATTATCTGCCGAAAGCGTCCAGGATCACCAATAACAACTTCAGGTACCATATTGGAGACATAAGCAGCCAACTTTTATCAcgcaaaacaaaacccaaaccaCAAGAACTGATATAAGTAACAACTACAGAAAAATACATCAAATACAAaggttaaattttgtttttacctCGATCCCTTTCTCATTGGATTTTCCTGAGTTAAGTGATAGAACATTATCAAGCACTGAACGCAGATCAAAAGGAACAGTTTCAAGTTCCAGCCTGCCTGATTCGATTTTGGCCTGATCAAGAACCTCATTTATCAGCGATATCAGTTCTCTCCCGCTGGCATGAGCAGTCTCCGCGTAGTCCTGTTGGTTTGGACCTAGATCGGTGTCCATCAGCATTTGCAGCATGCCTGGATTTTGATTAAAATATCATCAGATTATGTAACCTTGAAAGTTTTGTGCGATACCGAATGATGCACTAAAGAACATCTAAGTTACCTAAAACACCATTCATTGGTGTCCTGATCTCATGGGAAACAGTTGCAAGGAACTGCAAAAGAGAGATGTTCAGCCACGGGTTGATCAAGAAACATCATGTAATACAGTATAGACAAATAAGTAAACAATTgggtttattttttcatttcagACGGGTCAGAGACTAAATTTCATGAGAGAACCTTCCAGTGATAGGAAACTCTTATAGCTAATGAACAAAATATACCTGAGATTTGGCCACATCTGCAGCTTCTGCACGAACTTTGAGTTCCATCATCTCACGATAGTCTGCCTCCACTTTCGCTATTCGGCTTATGGCCGCATGAAAAATATGACTAACTAGGAAGGTAATGACTAGGACTCCtatggatgcacttgctgctgTCAAAGGAAACGGAGGTTTGTGCTTAAACCTGCAACCGAAAGAGTACTGTATTGGAttggaggaaaagaaaaagaagagtaaTTCCACATATTTGggctgatatatatatatatatatatatatatatatatatatataattaatgttGTATGAAATCTAACCTGCAGTGCATTTCATGTTTGCGTTGTGGATCCCCAAAATCCAGGTTGCTAATTTGCAACAGGCCAGTATCAATAACATCAGTACCATACATGTTGATCGGAGCAGATGAATTAGTTGTATCATAAACATTCACAACAATTGTTTGCTTGCTGGCAAGTTGGTGCAGGAGCTTCTCCACCAGTGACGGTACATCATATGATGCACCTAGATACCTATTTATGAAAGCACCAGTACAAGAATTTCAGCCTGTAGATATTAAATGCAAAATAATTCAGAAAGCACAAGTCACAGCCATGTACTAGAAATCCAGAAAATTCCATGGTTACAAAATTACCCCACAGTAGCTTGAATTCGTTGCTCTGGTGTGGAATGTGGAGGCAAATCAGCATTATAGACGGCGAATGTGAGTACAACTCCCAGGTGATTGGATTTCAATAGCTTAAACGGGGAGGTCAATACTCCCTTTCCAGTTGCCCTTGCTCGCAAGATGTTCTCACGGTCTTCCTATATAATTAGCAGTATTTCACATTAGCATTATGAGAATGGTTACTGGATATCGAATATGCCTTTGCAAGTATGACTTGTAGAAGTAAACTTTTTAAGCGGTTGATAAAGTTTTGAATTGTGTGGGGAGAAGTGTGGTCCAGTGACATTGAAATTATCAACGTAATATCTCTCCCTTCTTGTACAGGTTTAACTTGACACGAAAACAACAAGAAGGGAGGTGAAGGTAGTAATGGTTTAGTCTGAGGCATTGGTATAGATAAAGTGGctcataaacaaaaaattaacaaaagcagcaagaagagaagggagagagggagagcatATTTCTTAAGCCAAAGCTAAAATAAGGACGAACCTTTCCGGACATCATGTCAATAGAGACAATGTGGGAGACAGTTTCTTGAGAAAATATCACGGGTGCATATTCATCTTGAACAGGCGCAGGGGCCAAGCTTTCTGTAATAAAATCTTGGACTAGAGTCTGGTCCTcagtttccattttttttattgtccATCCATGTTCCTTCTCAAATTGTTCCCTCTCGGCATGAGTAACTTTCAAAGCATAAGCAACACCACTCGTAAGGGGTCTCTCAAAAGCTGTTCGCTCTGTATATTCACCAAATGTTTTCTGTGGAAAGAAAGAAATGTACAAGGTTAAACCACTTCATAACCCAATAGAGTTGCACAAGGGTAAAGTTACTGATTAGTTTTTCCTTTCCTTACTTTTCAGtataatataaattataaaatccTTGAATTACATGCTCAAAGCGCCTACTAAGTTGGCTTATCTAGGCGGACAAATGACTTACCTAAAGGTAGATATGAAAATTACCTGATCAATTGCCGTAGGTTGTTTCCCATGGTGAAAGGTGGAGACCAGA
This window harbors:
- the LOC126582874 gene encoding histidine kinase 2-like isoform X1, encoding MYLNCRVSSGFNGRLPFNLDLNKAMETLHGTSCTRRWRGKVLILGLLGFVTIIWGFFSFNDGGLGMREKAPDMGGEKAWILQHHFNVSKSQLLAFASLFSESDQIASLECTKEPGPGMMLGNVISCYLKVLCSDEEFQKRHKWAAENEEAKDQCLVQDENIRRKCDVSLLEDTSPSCTVQSTVSANRICEKEECAKENSQMLCTLVIQCWWAFVGMIMCYKLSGFSMKLWRNKKQKLVQKVKEQPLRRRKQPEKQQQQPPKPPKVAGTWRKNLLLVFIVFGFITSLWLWWHLCARDHLWREETLANMCDERARMLQDQFNVSLNHVHALAILVSTFHHGKQPTAIDQKTFGEYTERTAFERPLTSGVAYALKVTHAEREQFEKEHGWTIKKMETEDQTLVQDFITESLAPAPVQDEYAPVIFSQETVSHIVSIDMMSGKEDRENILRARATGKGVLTSPFKLLKSNHLGVVLTFAVYNADLPPHSTPEQRIQATVGYLGASYDVPSLVEKLLHQLASKQTIVVNVYDTTNSSAPINMYGTDVIDTGLLQISNLDFGDPQRKHEMHCRFKHKPPFPLTAASASIGVLVITFLVSHIFHAAISRIAKVEADYREMMELKVRAEAADVAKSQFLATVSHEIRTPMNGVLGMLQMLMDTDLGPNQQDYAETAHASGRELISLINEVLDQAKIESGRLELETVPFDLRSVLDNVLSLNSGKSNEKGIELAAYVSNMVPEVVIGDPGRFRQIITNLVGNSIKFTHDKGHIFVSVHLVDEVRAPPDLMDEVLRQGFNLVGDVSNKTYNTLSGFPVVNRWKSWEGFKSIRSTTLDKSDMIKLLVTVEDTGVGIPLEAQNRIFTPFMQADSSTSRTYGGTGIGLSISKRLVDLMSGEIGFVSEPGTGSTFSFMGTFGKGELSSLETKWHQYEPAVSEFQGLRALVIDNKTIRTEVTKYHMRRLGISVDTASCLESACSYLSSTGNTSLSTPLAMVLIDKDVWDKETGIILHQSLKEHRKNNVELLINLPKILLVATSITSVERNVVTSLGLVDKVLTKPLRLSVLIACFQEALGSRKKRLLNANKPTLGKLLREKRILVVDDNVVNRRVAEGALKKYGAIVTCVESGKVALLKLKPPHNFDACFMDLQMPEMDGFEATRIIRGMESEVNEKIAAGEASVEMFGNVVNWHTPILAMTADVIQASNEECIKCGMDDYVSKPFEEDQLYSAVARFFESG
- the LOC126582874 gene encoding histidine kinase 2-like isoform X2 gives rise to the protein METLHGTSCTRRWRGKVLILGLLGFVTIIWGFFSFNDGGLGMREKAPDMGGEKAWILQHHFNVSKSQLLAFASLFSESDQIASLECTKEPGPGMMLGNVISCYLKVLCSDEEFQKRHKWAAENEEAKDQCLVQDENIRRKCDVSLLEDTSPSCTVQSTVSANRICEKEECAKENSQMLCTLVIQCWWAFVGMIMCYKLSGFSMKLWRNKKQKLVQKVKEQPLRRRKQPEKQQQQPPKPPKVAGTWRKNLLLVFIVFGFITSLWLWWHLCARDHLWREETLANMCDERARMLQDQFNVSLNHVHALAILVSTFHHGKQPTAIDQKTFGEYTERTAFERPLTSGVAYALKVTHAEREQFEKEHGWTIKKMETEDQTLVQDFITESLAPAPVQDEYAPVIFSQETVSHIVSIDMMSGKEDRENILRARATGKGVLTSPFKLLKSNHLGVVLTFAVYNADLPPHSTPEQRIQATVGYLGASYDVPSLVEKLLHQLASKQTIVVNVYDTTNSSAPINMYGTDVIDTGLLQISNLDFGDPQRKHEMHCRFKHKPPFPLTAASASIGVLVITFLVSHIFHAAISRIAKVEADYREMMELKVRAEAADVAKSQFLATVSHEIRTPMNGVLGMLQMLMDTDLGPNQQDYAETAHASGRELISLINEVLDQAKIESGRLELETVPFDLRSVLDNVLSLNSGKSNEKGIELAAYVSNMVPEVVIGDPGRFRQIITNLVGNSIKFTHDKGHIFVSVHLVDEVRAPPDLMDEVLRQGFNLVGDVSNKTYNTLSGFPVVNRWKSWEGFKSIRSTTLDKSDMIKLLVTVEDTGVGIPLEAQNRIFTPFMQADSSTSRTYGGTGIGLSISKRLVDLMSGEIGFVSEPGTGSTFSFMGTFGKGELSSLETKWHQYEPAVSEFQGLRALVIDNKTIRTEVTKYHMRRLGISVDTASCLESACSYLSSTGNTSLSTPLAMVLIDKDVWDKETGIILHQSLKEHRKNNVELLINLPKILLVATSITSVERNVVTSLGLVDKVLTKPLRLSVLIACFQEALGSRKKRLLNANKPTLGKLLREKRILVVDDNVVNRRVAEGALKKYGAIVTCVESGKVALLKLKPPHNFDACFMDLQMPEMDGFEATRIIRGMESEVNEKIAAGEASVEMFGNVVNWHTPILAMTADVIQASNEECIKCGMDDYVSKPFEEDQLYSAVARFFESG
- the LOC126582874 gene encoding histidine kinase 2-like isoform X3, which translates into the protein MYLNCRVSSGFNGRLPFNLDLNKAMETLHGTSCTRRWRGKVLILGLLGFVTIIWGFFSFNDGGLGMREKAPDMGGEKAWILQHHFNVSKSQLLAFASLFSESDQIASLECTKEPGPENEEAKDQCLVQDENIRRKCDVSLLEDTSPSCTVQSTVSANRICEKEECAKENSQMLCTLVIQCWWAFVGMIMCYKLSGFSMKLWRNKKQKLVQKVKEQPLRRRKQPEKQQQQPPKPPKVAGTWRKNLLLVFIVFGFITSLWLWWHLCARDHLWREETLANMCDERARMLQDQFNVSLNHVHALAILVSTFHHGKQPTAIDQKTFGEYTERTAFERPLTSGVAYALKVTHAEREQFEKEHGWTIKKMETEDQTLVQDFITESLAPAPVQDEYAPVIFSQETVSHIVSIDMMSGKEDRENILRARATGKGVLTSPFKLLKSNHLGVVLTFAVYNADLPPHSTPEQRIQATVGYLGASYDVPSLVEKLLHQLASKQTIVVNVYDTTNSSAPINMYGTDVIDTGLLQISNLDFGDPQRKHEMHCRFKHKPPFPLTAASASIGVLVITFLVSHIFHAAISRIAKVEADYREMMELKVRAEAADVAKSQFLATVSHEIRTPMNGVLGMLQMLMDTDLGPNQQDYAETAHASGRELISLINEVLDQAKIESGRLELETVPFDLRSVLDNVLSLNSGKSNEKGIELAAYVSNMVPEVVIGDPGRFRQIITNLVGNSIKFTHDKGHIFVSVHLVDEVRAPPDLMDEVLRQGFNLVGDVSNKTYNTLSGFPVVNRWKSWEGFKSIRSTTLDKSDMIKLLVTVEDTGVGIPLEAQNRIFTPFMQADSSTSRTYGGTGIGLSISKRLVDLMSGEIGFVSEPGTGSTFSFMGTFGKGELSSLETKWHQYEPAVSEFQGLRALVIDNKTIRTEVTKYHMRRLGISVDTASCLESACSYLSSTGNTSLSTPLAMVLIDKDVWDKETGIILHQSLKEHRKNNVELLINLPKILLVATSITSVERNVVTSLGLVDKVLTKPLRLSVLIACFQEALGSRKKRLLNANKPTLGKLLREKRILVVDDNVVNRRVAEGALKKYGAIVTCVESGKVALLKLKPPHNFDACFMDLQMPEMDGFEATRIIRGMESEVNEKIAAGEASVEMFGNVVNWHTPILAMTADVIQASNEECIKCGMDDYVSKPFEEDQLYSAVARFFESG